A genomic stretch from Psilocybe cubensis strain MGC-MH-2018 chromosome 1, whole genome shotgun sequence includes:
- a CDS encoding V-type proton ATPase subunit C 1-B yields MPSDQSTWLIAVPQGHDPQATYQKLATKLGQQAKLPSRNIGQLAIPIFKTGTLDSLIALSEDLPKQESFFTATVAKNVETLRNLLNNDPAKLEQHVLVDEQSVDTYLLNGWKWNEDRYDVQKSLRELVNTLHKEMTSIDNAMKAKLNNYNLVKGSLTQMQRKKAGNLSIRSLADVVSKDDFIQDSEYLETLLVAVPKSLTKDWNDKYERLASMVVPRTSTLITTDDEYSLFSVVIFRRVHDEFVQKCREQKFIVRDFVYSEEEIAKQQQELEIAGTTAKELWTELLRLARTNFSESLQILVHLKVIRLFVESVLRYGLPAEYIGFVVKPEPKNVKKVFNILQTQFAYLSSRSSVAQGGKIGGEEFIGEYQTLMDQEFFDFILYEVPWIVT; encoded by the exons ATGCCTTCAGACCAGAGTACCTGGCTTATAGCTGTTCCTCAGGGACACGACCCACAGGCTACATATCAGAAGCTCGCCACTAAATTAGGGCAACAGGCCAAACTGCCCTCTAGGAATATCGGCCAACTCGCCATCCCCATATTCAAG ACTGGGACTCTCGATTCTCTCATTGCTCTATCGGAAGATTTGCCAAAGCAAGAAAGCTTCTTCACAGCGACTGTAGCAAAGAATGTGGAGACACTGCGCAACCTCTTGAACAACGATCCAGCAAAACTTGAACAGCATGTTCTAGTAGACGAACAGAGCGTTGATACCTATCTATTAAATGGCTGGAAGTGGAATGAGGATCGTTATGATGTGCAGAAGAGCTTGCGGGAATTGGTAAACACGTTACACAAG GAAATGACATCCATTGATAATGCGATGAAAGCGAAACTGAACAACTATAACTTGGTAAAGGGATCCCTGACTCAAATGCAACGAAAGAAAGC TGGAAACCTCTCGATTCGGTCCTTGGCTGACGTAGTTTCCAAAGACGATTTCATCCAGGATTCGGAATACTTGGAGACCTTGCTCGTTGCTGTACCGAA GTCTCTTACCAAAGACTGGAACGACAAATACGAAAGATTGGCATCAATGGTCGTTCCTAGAACCTCAAC GCTCATAACCACAGATGATGAATACTCACTGTTTAGTGTCGTGATTTTCCGTCGAGTTCATGATGAATTTGTACAGAAGTGCCGTGAACAAAA GTTTATTGTCCGGGATTTTGTCTattcagaagaagaaatcgcAAAACAGCAACAGGAGCTGGAAATAGCAGGGACAACCGCGAAGGAACTTTGG ACGGAACTCTTGCGATTAGCACGAACGAACTTTTCTGAGTCTTTGCAGATTCTTGTTCATCTTAAAGTCATTAGACTATTTGTGGAGAGTGTTCTGCGATACGGACTACCAGCAGAATATATTGGCTTTGTGGTAAAG CCCGAACCAAAAAACGTTAAGAAAGTTTTCAACATTCTCCAAACACAATTTGCATACCTCAGCTCCAGATCAAGCGTCGCTCAAGGTGGAAAGATTGGTGGTGAGGAGTTTATTGGAGAGTATCAGACTCTTATGGATCAAGAATTCTTTGATTTCATTCTCTATGAGGTTCCTTGGATTGTCACTTAG
- a CDS encoding putative 3-mercaptopyruvate sulfurtransferase produces the protein MSFAAAPLLLSPAQVNEITKSGGQPVSILDSTWFMPNSPRNAKLEFLDKRIPKSQFLDLDEVASSSELGLKHMMPDRQTFAHACGRLGISPSTHVIIYDAHGVFSAPRALFMFRSFGHKNSSIIDGGLPRWIDEGMPVETSSPADLQPTEYSLPEFDEKSIRSYDEIVSNSQFDPAAEAKSEIVLDARPKGRFNGSDPEPRAGLSSGHIPHSFSLTFSLFLDKHTTKDGKEYTTFLPPSEIRKALESAVGPAEAHKIIQGERSVVTSCGSGMTAGVLWLGLQLLGVKKVGLYDESWTGYAMRPSSVIQK, from the exons ATGTCTTTTGCTGCCGCCCCTCTCTTGCTTTCTCCGGCTCAGGTCAATGAAATCACTAAATCGGGTGGACAACCTGTCTCGATACTCGACTCAACCTGGTTCATGCCAAACTCCCCAAGGAATGCAAAACTAGAATTCCTCGACAAAAGGATACCGAAATCTCAGTTTCTCGATCTAGATGAGGTTGCAAGTTCTTCAGAACTGGGTCTCAAGCACATGATGCCAGACAGACAAACCTTTGCACATGCATGTG GAAGATTGGGGATCTCTCCTTCCACTCACGTCATCAT CTACGACGCTCATGGAGTCTTTTCGGCCCCTCGCGCTTTGTTTATGTTCAGATCCTTTGGCCATAAGAACTCCAGTATCATTGATGGTGGCCTTCCTCGGTGGATTGACGAAGGCATGCCTGTCGAGACCTCTTCTCCTGCTGACCTTCAGCCTACTGAATATTCTCTCCCTGAATTCGATGAGAAATCTATCAGGA GTTATGATGAAATAGTGTCGAATTCGCAGTTCGACCCCGCAGCAGAAGCAAAATCAGAAATAGTCCTCGACGCTAGACCCAAAGGAAG GTTCAACGGAAGTGATCCCGAACCCCGTGCGGGCCTCTCGTCGGGGCATATACCTCACTCTTTTTCACTGACATTCAGTCTTTTCCTCGATAAACACACAACAAAGGATGGTAAAGAATATACCACATTTTTACCTCCATCTGAAATTCGCAAAGCCTTGGAAAGCGCAGTAGGACCTGCGGAAGCCCACAAAATCATTCAAGGGGAACGATCTGTTGTCACTAGCTGCGGAAGTGGTATGACTGCGGGTGTCTTGTGGCTTGGATTGCAACTTCTGGGAGTCAAAAAGGTTGGATTATACGACGAG TCATGGACTGGCTACGCTATGCGACCTTCAAGTGTGATCCAAAAATAG
- a CDS encoding CUF1-dependent copper transporter 1 yields the protein MAHNHGTPSSSTGASASGHDMMMIPYLHFTGGDFLFFEEWQPSSAGAIAGACIGLALLAILERWLGATRSVLNAHWRRRALEQSAIRDKAFVGRNVSSERLHESNDRAESEGPNAAAQPPAKSNGAISKTRIRTIAPFIAAYDIPRGILYALEMLLMYLLMLAVMTFQAAYIISIVLGLGIGEILFGRAVAIGGGGH from the exons ATGGCTCACAATCACGGAACTCCATCTTCCTCTACTggagcttcagcttcaggtCATGACATGATGATGATCCCTTATCTGCACTTTACCGGTGGGGACTTCTTGTTCTTCGAGGAATGGCAACCTTCGTCGGCTGGAGCCATTGCGGGGGCCTGCATTGGCCTTGCATTGCTTGCCATTCTGGAAAGGTGGCTGGGTGCTACAAGAAGTGTCCTTAATGCCCACTGGCGCCGAAG AGCTTTGGAACAATCAGCTATTCGAGATAAGGCCTTTGTAGGACGTAACGTGTCCTCCGAACGGCTTCATGAGTCAAATGACAGGGCTGAAAGTGAAGGGCCTAACGCTGCTGCGCAGCCTCCCGCAAAATCCAATGGTGCAATCAGTAAAACCCGCATTCGCACCATTGCACCCTTCATCGCTGCCTATGATATACCCCGCGGTATTTTATACGCACTGGAAATGCTTTTGATGTATTTGCTGATGTTGGCGGTGAT GACATTTCAAGCCGCCTACATCATTTCGATTGTGCTCGGCTTGGGCATAGGAGAAATTCTTTTCGGGCGCGCTGTGGCCATCGGAGGAGGGGGTCACTGA
- a CDS encoding WD repeat-containing protein 70 yields MADMDVFAAMGISGFGKTTQKKELDPARFDKNKREEPAEKPAVGPAPGTSSLSQPKRSQNQNSDREDDDDEQGPAPPPKDGQNELEEPEFEPSDGEDDDEDLPQFPITHEISLKDHSKVVSALALDPSGARIISGSHDYDCKLWDFGGMDMRCKPFKSWEPAGTYYVNDLKYSNDGSKFLCLSGTTQAKIFDRDGEEQATFVKGDPYIRDMKNTSGHVGELTCCAWHPKDPKLFITSSADSTIRIWDVENKRKQKTVIVVKSKDRGARTKVTACNYSPDGNLIGGACLDGALHMWQTNSNFVRPNMTIENAHVKGTETGSLVFSVDRQTVLTRGGDDTVKCKLWDLRAFKKPLAVRSGLNTLYPGTNAVFSPDDKYVITGAGATSKGGQGRLVILNKDGLEEVKSLAVDATPVKVAWHGKINQIVTGLSNGQIVVLYSPATSLNGAKLLLSKGPPRRVTIEDVSDALTAPTILTPHALPMFRDMDAGRGTKRKREKDRMDPRKSKRPELPVTGPGRGGRVGASATQHVVQNLVRDTTRDVDVSNRPVLDDMRDADKPLAAGSAPEICRRQGSAMDER; encoded by the exons ATGGCAGACATGGACGTTTTTGCGGCCATGGGCATTTCTGGGTTTGGTAAGACCACCCAGAAGAAGGAGTTAGATCCTGCGCGGTTTGACAAGAACAAGCGCGAGGAG CCTGCGGAGAAGCCGGCTGTAGGGCCTGCCCCCGGCACTTCTTCCCTTTCACAGCCCAAACGcagtcaaaatcaaaatagtGACAGggaggacgacgatgatgagcaAGGCCCTGCGCCTCCTCCCAAGGATGGCCAAAATGAACTCGAAGAACCTGAGTTCGAGCCGTCAGACggagaagacgacgacgaagatctGCCTCAGTTCCCCATCACTCATGAGATTTCGCTAAAAGATCATTCTAAAGTTGTTTCAGCACTGGCACTAGATCCTTCTGGTGCCCGAATCATATCGGGCTCGCATGACTACGACTGCAAGCTCTGGGACTTTGGAGGGATGGACATGCGCTGTAAACCGTTCAAGAGCTGGGAGCCTGCTGGGACTTATTAC GTTAACGACCTGAAGTATTCCAATGATGGTTCGAAGTTCCTGTGTCTATCAGGAACTACGCAAGCCAAAATATTCGACCGTGATGGAGAAGAACA GGCTACCTTTGTGAAGGGGGATCCTTATATTCGTGACATGAAGAACACCTC AGGACATGTTGGAGAACTGACATGCTGTGCCTGGCACCCTAAAGACCCGAAATTGTTTATCACCAGTTCGGCAGATTCTACTATCAG AATATGGGATGTAGAGAACAAGCGAAAACAAAAGACGGTTATAGTTGTCAAGTCCAAAGACAGAGGCGCCAGAACAAAAGTCACAGCGTGCAATTATTCACCTGATGGCAACCTCATCGGAGGAG CGTGTCTCGATGGGGCACTGCACATGTGGCAGACAAACTCGAATTTTGTGAGGCCAAACATGACCATCGAGAATGCGCACGTAAAGGGGACGGAGACTGGCTCGCTGGTTTTTTCAGTGGACAGACAAACGGTCCTTACGCGCGGCGGGGATGACACGGTGAAATGCAAGT TGTGGGATCTCCGAGCGTTCAAAAAACCCCTTGCGGTACGGTCTGGACTGAACACACTGTATCCGGGGACGAATGCGGTGTTCAGTCCGGACGACAAGTATGTGATCACAGGGGCTGGTGCGACGAGCAAGGGGGGACAAGGACGACTGGTAATATTGAACAAGGATGGGCTGGAGGAGGTCAAGTCGCTGGCGGTGGATGCGACACCAGTGAAAGTTGCTTGGCACGGCAAGATCAATCAG ATTGTGACAGGGCTGTCGAACGGCCAGATAGTTGTACTGTACTCGCCGGCGACGTCGTTGAACGGGGCGAAGCTGCTGTTGAGCAAGGGGCCGCCGCGACGGGTGACGATTGAAGACGTGTCTGACGCGCTGACTGCGCCGACGATCCTGACGCCGCACGCGCTGCCGATGTTCCGAGACATGGACGCGGGGCGGGGGACGAAGCGGAAGCGGGAGAAGGACCGGATGGACCCGCGGAAGAGCAAGCGGCCGGAGCTGCCAGTGACTGGGCCGGGGAGGGGCGGGCGGGTGGGTGCGAGCGCGACGCAGCACGTGGTGCAGAACCTAGTGCGCGACACGACGCGGGATGTGGACGTGAGTAACAGACCTGTGCTGGACGACATGCGTGATGCTGACAAGCCCTTAGCCGCGGGAAGCGCTCCTGAAATATGCAGACGACAAGGATCCGCAATGGACGAAAGGTGA
- a CDS encoding Putative thiosulfate sulfurtransferase, mitochondrial, whose amino-acid sequence MFQRSIIRTLRTASRANLASVTAVRPAVALSVRFNSTQPPSSTKAFKTPEEQERRQQLDLQDKMEKDWDAKVITYEDFLPKTENPSADAYIIDVREPDEVIQGMIPSAVNLPLSVLPEALHMDREAFFNKFRFEKPRPTQEVTFYCRSGKRSSTASDIAKRNGFTNILNYKGSWLEWVEKQNPKPSS is encoded by the exons ATGTTCCAAAGGTCTATCATCCGAACCCTTAGAACTGCCTCGAGGGCGAACCTTGCTTCCGTAACTGCTGTCAGACCTGCAGTTGCGCTTTCCGTTCGTTTCAACTCGACCCAACCCCCCTCGTCCACTAAAGCTTTCAAAACTCCCGAGGAGCAAGAGAGGAGACAGCAACTTGACTTGCAAGACAAAATGGAAAAAGACTGGGATGCCAAAGTCATCACCTACGAAGACTTCCTTCCCAAAACAGAAAACCCTTCAGCT GATGCATACATTATTGATGTTCGTGAACCAGACGAGGTGATCCAGGGAATGATCCCTTCTGCTGTCAATCTTCCCCTCTCTGTACTCCCGGAAGCCCTCCATATGGACAGGGAAGCGTTCTTCAATAAATTCAGATTTGAAAAACCACGACCCACTCAAGAGGTCACGTTTTACTGCAGGAGTGGCAAGAGAAGTTCCACCGCGTCTGACATTGCTAAACGCAATGGATTCACAAA CATCTTGAACTATAAAGGATCATGGCTTGAGTGGGTAGAGAAGCAGAATCCCAAACCTTCCTCTTAA
- a CDS encoding Bromodomain-containing factor 1, translating to MLSGHTTNGISDTVFHARNDNPPSPATDSPATPVDSAHAPDVKIDIDYEQESDVRHEPLPVKELDAPIAIHGTADVVMGDTSTPGLAQDFSMASIAPNGSSNGAARAYHDDSDAEQGEPPAKRARVHSDADMASMTHSATPPPASHAPTPPPPSSVPPPTAASTSAPGPKRECTITPHQYRYLVSSIRTLRKMKDGAPFLRPVDPIALNVPHYPSIIKHPMDLSTIERKLTASNPSRPDPNPHNPRYYDAEDVSADIRLMVQNAITFNGPDHIVSIMAKTVQEVYDKSIKHLPPRIEKPAPKPAPVPRKATTPPAPPTPVMGPPATKKAAPAARRASTSVPVIRRSDAEVVGRPKREIHPPPPKDLPYADAPKKNRKGKRTRPDGTAEQLKYCGKILQELNRKTHASYAYPFYEPVDWQKLEIPSYPKIIKRPMDLSTIRKKLDGGEYDTAQNFYDDFKLMIRNCFTFNPSGTPVNLAGQELQKVFDEKWKGLPPLQSQDPSDDEEEDEDDSDEERRRAIAMMESQIETMKNNIESLKTAKLPKEKKKEKKKEKAPVASTSKPPPKQTKAPAPTTSKKKSKKNVTDDDVLTFEQKKDLSESIGKLDGARLERVIQIIHEGVPEIRDSTEEIELEIDQLPAAVLTKLYNFVLRPIRQPAQPKRNRTGKGTGTGGLRRKSMDEEKEAEKIRQLEERMALFEGHGTTSAAPARRNEDSDHSSDSSSGSDSSGSDSE from the exons ATGCTCTCGGGTCACACCACGAATGGTATATCGGACACAGTGTTTCACGCGCGCAATGATAACCCTCCTTCCCCGGCCACAGACTCCCCTGCGACTCCCGTCGACTCCGCCCACGCTCCCGATGTCAAGATCGACATCGACTACGAGCAGGAGAGCGATGTCCGCCACGAGCCGCTCCCAGTCAAGGAGCTCGATG CACCCATCGCCATCCACGGCACTGCCGACGTCGTCATGGGCGACACCAGCACTCCAGGTCTGGCCCAGGACTTTTCTATGGCCTCTATCGCTCCCAATGGCTCCTCCAATGGCGCTGCCCGTGCTTACCACGACGATAGCGACGCCGAGCAGGGCGAGCCCCCCGCCAAGCGCGCCCGTGTCCATTCCGACGCGGACATGGCTTCCATGACTCAT TCCGCcactccacctccagcaTCCCATGCCCCCACCCCGCCGCCCCCCTCTTCTGTTCCCCCGCCCACAGCAGCGTCTACCTCAGCCCCGGGCCCCAAGCGCGAGTGCACCATCACCCCCCATCAGTATCGCTATCTCGTGTCCTCCATTCGCACtctgaggaagatgaaggacGGCGCCCCCTTTTTGCGCCCCGTCGACCCCATCGCTCTCAATGTCCCCCACTACCCCTCTATCATCAAGCACCCAATGGACCTTTCCACCATTGAGCGCAAACTCACCGCCTCTAATCCCAGCAGGCCAGATCCCAACCCGCACAACCCGCGTTACTACGACGCCGAGGACGTCTCCGCTGACATCCGTCTCATGGTACAGAACGCAATCACCTTCAACGGTCCTGATCACATCGTTTCCATAATGGCAAAGACAGTTCAGGAAGTATACGACAAGTCTATCAAACATCTACCTCCTAGAATAGag AAACCTGCACCCAAGCCCGCTCCAGTTCCCCGCAAGGCTACAACGCCGCCAGCTCCTCCCACCCCCGTCATGGGCCCGCCTGCCACCAAGAAGGCCGCTCCCGCCGCCCGTCGAGCTTCAACCTCTGTTCCCGTCATCAGACGATCAGACGCGGAAGTCGTCGGCCGCCCAAAGCGCGAAATCCATCCTCCGCCACCGAAAGATTTACCCTATGCCGACGCGCCGAAGAAGAACCGGAAAGGCAAGAGGACCAGGCCGGACGGAACTGCAGAGCAGCTCAAGTACTGCGGCAAGATTCTTCAGGAGCTCAACAGAAAGACCCATGCCAGCTACGCGTACCCCTTCTACGAGCCTGTCG ACTGGCAGAAGCTTGAGATTCCTTCATATCCGAAAATCATCAAGCGGCCCATGGATTTGTCGACAATCCGCAAAAAGCTAGATGGCGGTGAATACGATACCGCCCAGAACTTTTACGATGATTTCAAATTAATGATACGCAACTGTTTCACGTTTAATCCGTCGGGTACACCGGTCAACCTCGCCGGACAGGAGTTGCAGAAGGTGTTCGATGAAAAGTGGAAGGGTCTGCCACCACTGCAATCTCAGGATCCAAGtgatgacgaggaagaggatgaagatgattcGGATGAGGAGCGTCGAC GCGCGATTGCCATGATGGAGAGTCAAATCGAGACGATGAAAAACAACATCGAATCGCTAAAGACAGCCAAACTGCccaaggagaagaaaaaggagaagaagaaggaaaaggccCCTGTTGCTTCGACCTCAAAACCTCCGCCCAAGCAGACCAAGGCACCTGCTCCTACTACTAGCAAGAAGAAGTCCAAGAAGAACGTCACCGATGACGACGTTCTGACATTTGAGCAGAAGAAGGATCTTAGTGAATCTATTGGCAAACTCGACGGCGCCCGTCTAGAGCGCGTCATCCAGATCATTCACGAGGGTGTCCCTGAGATTCGAGAC AGCACAGAGGAGATTGAGCTGGAGATTGATCAACTACCAGCGGCTGTCCTCACCAAGCTCTATAATTTCGTCCTGCGACCAATTCGCCAGCCAGCCCAACCTAAGCGCAATCGCACGGGCAAGGGCACAGGCACGGGTGGGCTCCGGCGCAAGAGCATggacgaggagaaggaggcggagAAGATCCGTCAGTTGGAGGAGCGTATGGCACTGTTTGAAGGCCACGGCACGACGAGCGCAGCGCCCGCGCGACGAAACGAGGACAGTGACCATTCATCGGACTCGAGCTCTGGTTCGGACAGCTCCGGGAGCGATTCAGAGTAA
- a CDS encoding Copper acquisition factor BIM1 codes for MKFSTVAFVMASFGAANAHFRLNYPGPRGAFVADKEPEYCGGYTDVTTNRTTFPLSNGFFKIETGHPGWTAAVIISTAENPNSFDLFSKDGERQFVRQFAKEDDAGAFCIPLNISAANIEGVRDGSNVTIQVVFDGGDGALYQCADLTLSANLTEVSPDSTCTNATSDGHHHNDDDDDHNHDDDKSGALSLLHGSAVYTSLALGVMGAVVALLAYLRLEALFDNVQLTAQKSRNEETIMRSSVVLLACFLTLVTAHFQLQFPPPRGPFVEDDETNFCVFPLSGGFITLTSEHPSWTVGFQIATADDPNTFDDFQLVNNFAEVKGEGAFCLPLDFKSSNATGLTNNQNITIMIIFSGGDGNLFQCADLMLSDSEKISSDVTCSNGTSSSSGPNSGTNPSSTGTSGSSTPSPTSHALPISSLNLAILSILSAVIVLTFL; via the exons ATGAAGTTCTCTACTGTTGCTTTCGTTATGGCCTCATTTGGTGCAGCTAATGCCCACTTCCGTCTAAACTATCCCGGCCCTCGAGGTGCATTTGTTGCCGACAAAGAGCCAGAATACTGTG GCGGATACACTGATGTCACTACTAACCGTACGACCTTCCCACTTTCCAATGGGTTCTTCAAGATTGAAACTGGCCATCCTGGCTGGACTG CTGCTGTCATTATCTCTACCGCTGAGAACCCAAATTCATTCGATCTCTTCAGTAAAGATGGTGAAAGGCAGTTTGTTCGTCAATTCGCCAAGGAGGACGATGCTGGAGCTTTCTGCATTCCTTTAAATATCTCTGCCGCCAACATCGAGGGTGTCCGTGATGGATCGAACGTTACTATCCAAGTGGTGTTCGATGGTGGAGATGGTGCCCTGTACCAG TGCGCTGACCTTACACTATCGGCCAACCTTACCGAAGTTTCCCCCGACAGTACGTGCACCAATGCTACTTCGGACGGACACCACCacaatgacgacgatgacgatcaCAACCATGACGACGACAAATCCGgtgctctctctctcttgcatGGTTCTGCGGTTTACACCTCTCTGGCCCTTGGTGTGATGGGCGCTGTTGTAGCGCTTCT TGCGTATTTAAGGCTCGAAGCACTCTTCGATAACGTTCAGCTCACAGCTCAGAAATCTCGCAACGAAGAAACGATCATGCGCTCTTCTGTAGTCCTCCTCGCTTGTTTCCTCACTCTCGTGACTGCCCACTTTCAGCTGCAATTCCCACCACCGAGGGGTCCTTTTGTGGAAGACGACGAAACGAATTTTTGCG TGTTCCCATTGAGCGGTGGGTTCATCACGTTGACTTCGGAGCACCCCAGTTGGACTG TTGGTTTCCAAATTGCTACTGCTGACGATCCCAACACTTTCGATGATTTCCAGCTCGTCAACAATTTCGCCGAAGTCAAAGGCGAAGGTGCTTTTTGCCTACCCTTGGATTTCAAGTCTTCGAACGCAACCGGGTTGACGAATAACCAAAATATTACTATTATG ATCATATTCTCTGGAGGGGATGGCAATCTTTTCCAA TGTGCCGATTTGATGCTGAGCGATAGTGAGAAGATATCCTCTGACGTTACATGCTCAAACGGTACATCTTCGTCCTCTGGCCCGAATTCGGGCACAAATCCCAGCAGCACTGGTACATCCGGCTCCAGTACCCCTTCCCCGACATCTCATGCTCTTCCCATCTCTTCACTTAATCTAGCTATTCTGAGCATTCTGTCTGCTGTGATTGTGTTGACCTTTTTATGA
- a CDS encoding Frataxin-like protein, mitochondrial (Frataxin homolog, mitochondrial): MFSQTLRALSRSSATAIRRLPVQRLSRHITRPAGATISSNALVRRRLLSTPPPQVNESHLSTEEYHVLADKAMDRMLETMEELVEELGDADHEVDYHSGVLTLSLGKHGTYVINKQPPNKQIWLSSPRSGPKRYDYHEDTKSWVYNRDNTTIEALLSSELSDIFSEPVSFTL; encoded by the exons ATGTTCTCGCAAACGCTGCGTGCTCTGTCCCGCTCTTCGGCGACTGCCATCCGCCGGTTGCCTGTCCAGCGACTCTCGCGGCATATCACCCGCCCAGCAGGGGCGACGATCTCAAGCAACGCGCTTGTCCGACGCCGGTTGCTCAGCACGCCTCCGCCCCAGGTCAACGAGAG TCATTTGTCGACGGAGGAATACCATGTTTTGGCGGATAAAGCTATGGACCGCATGCTAGAAACTATGGAGGAACTCGTGGAAGAGCTCGGAGACGCAGACCATGAAGTAGACTACCAC AGTGGAGTGCTTACTCTAAGCCTAGGCAAGCACGGCACATATGTCATCAACAAACAGCCGCCCAACAAACAGATATGGCTGTCCTCGCCACGGAG CGGGCCTAAGCGGTACGATTACCACGAAGACACAAAGTCTTGGGTGTACAACAGGGACAACACTACAATCGAAGCTCTCCTTTCAAGCGAGCTGAGCGATATCTTTTCGGAGCCGGTGTCGTTCACCCTTTAA